One window of the Candidatus Zixiibacteriota bacterium genome contains the following:
- a CDS encoding conserved hypothetical protein (Evidence 4 : Unknown function but conserved in other organisms), whose translation MPDNSKESVLITGANGFVGSRLSRRLISDGFHVTAGIREGCDMSLIDDLRLDCRYGDITRPETLPEMVADIDYIVHNAGLVKARRKEQFYEVNQIGTRNLLRAALDVRKLKKFIYVSSVAAAGPSENGVPITEDMAVNPITEYGRSKVAGEKEILALADRIPVAILRPPAVYGPGDREAFTFFQILDNRLKPYIGNLNRRIQMVHVDDLCLGISRAIRSGTESGVIYFIAESRAYTYRDLIRHIRQATGKAAVPFYIPAWGVRLVALVSEKLLRAVGKSPMFTVEKANEILNNWEVSTARAEHDLNFHSQISFPQGAQGTYYWYREEGWL comes from the coding sequence ATGCCGGATAATTCCAAAGAATCAGTCCTAATAACGGGAGCCAACGGTTTTGTCGGGAGCCGTTTGAGCCGGCGGCTCATCTCTGATGGTTTCCATGTCACCGCCGGTATCCGTGAAGGATGCGATATGTCACTCATCGATGATTTGCGTCTTGATTGCCGTTACGGCGACATTACCCGGCCGGAGACTTTGCCTGAGATGGTCGCCGATATCGATTACATAGTTCATAATGCCGGATTGGTGAAGGCCCGGAGAAAAGAACAGTTCTATGAAGTCAATCAGATCGGTACCAGAAACCTTCTTCGAGCCGCTTTGGATGTCAGGAAACTCAAGAAATTCATATATGTTTCGTCGGTCGCCGCGGCCGGGCCGTCAGAAAACGGGGTCCCGATTACCGAGGATATGGCGGTGAACCCGATTACCGAATACGGGCGTTCCAAAGTAGCCGGGGAAAAAGAGATCCTGGCACTGGCCGACAGAATTCCCGTAGCGATCCTCCGTCCACCGGCCGTGTACGGCCCGGGGGATCGGGAGGCCTTCACTTTCTTTCAGATCCTCGACAATCGCCTCAAGCCGTACATTGGAAATCTTAATCGGCGCATTCAGATGGTGCATGTCGATGATCTCTGCCTGGGAATCAGCCGAGCCATAAGATCCGGGACCGAATCGGGTGTGATTTATTTTATTGCCGAGTCCCGGGCCTACACATATCGTGATTTGATCAGGCATATCAGACAGGCGACCGGTAAAGCGGCTGTTCCTTTTTATATCCCCGCGTGGGGAGTTCGCCTGGTAGCTCTGGTCTCGGAAAAACTGCTTCGGGCGGTGGGTAAATCGCCGATGTTCACGGTTGAGAAGGCCAATGAGATTCTAAATAATTGGGAGGTCTCGACGGCCCGGGCGGAGCATGATTTAAATTTTCACTCTCAGATTTCTTTTCCGCAGGGAGCGCAGGGAACCTATTACTGGTATCGCGAGGAAGGATGGTTATGA